One region of Kytococcus sedentarius DSM 20547 genomic DNA includes:
- a CDS encoding ABC transporter ATP-binding protein — MTERPTPTERSTPTQRPAGQQGARPASASPHAPSADAGLEVRGATVDFRLRRGTLRALDAVELTVPTGTLTAVLGPSGCGKSTLLRAVAGLETLTEGEIRFGDREVTDVPPHRRGFALVFQDGQLFDHLSVEQNVAYALRLRGVPRAKRRARTAELLEMVGLPGTERRDPRTLSGGQRQRVALARGLAAAPRLLLLDEPLSALDRDLRTQLGADLRRIIDETRTTAMLVTHDHEEARLADAVVRMEAGRVVGRERSDEVGR; from the coding sequence GTGACTGAGCGTCCCACCCCGACTGAGCGGTCCACCCCGACCCAGCGCCCCGCCGGGCAGCAAGGTGCCCGCCCTGCCTCGGCCAGCCCCCACGCGCCCAGCGCGGACGCCGGACTCGAGGTGCGCGGGGCCACGGTCGACTTCCGCCTCCGCCGCGGAACCCTGCGCGCCCTCGATGCGGTGGAGCTCACCGTGCCGACCGGCACGCTGACCGCCGTTCTCGGCCCCTCGGGGTGCGGCAAGAGCACCCTGCTGCGCGCGGTGGCCGGGCTGGAGACCCTGACGGAGGGTGAGATCCGCTTCGGTGACCGGGAGGTCACGGACGTCCCCCCGCACCGACGGGGTTTCGCGTTGGTCTTCCAGGACGGCCAGCTCTTCGACCACCTCTCGGTGGAGCAGAACGTCGCCTACGCCCTGCGCCTGCGGGGCGTGCCCCGCGCGAAGCGGCGCGCCCGGACCGCCGAGCTGCTCGAGATGGTGGGGTTGCCCGGGACCGAGCGGCGCGACCCGCGGACCCTGTCGGGCGGGCAGCGCCAGCGCGTGGCCCTGGCGCGCGGGCTGGCGGCCGCACCGCGCCTGCTGTTGCTGGACGAGCCCCTCAGCGCCCTGGACCGGGACCTGCGGACCCAGCTGGGCGCCGACCTGCGCCGCATCATCGACGAGACGCGGACCACGGCGATGCTCGTGACCCACGACCACGAGGAGGCCCGCTTGGCCGATGCGGTGGTGCGCATGGAGGCCGGCCGCGTCGTGGGCCGGGAAAGGTCGGACGAGGTGGGCCGATGA
- a CDS encoding GAF and ANTAR domain-containing protein: MPCDLPADDVAVRLARSARRFGSADSVEELARLICEVAGDLVEVADDVSVSLLERGGRITTVAATDDVCFAVDRFQEEYEEGPCVSAVREASVTHLEDTSADPEWPAFSAWAAEHGVGSMMAIQLATYEGDEIDPTSGGEGQGALNFYAREPHAFGEDAERTARLLGVHASVALSARQYMSQMGEAVASRDLIGQAKGILMVRLGIDDQAAFGVLRDRSRNTNVRLVEVARAVVEGRTVA, translated from the coding sequence ATGCCTTGTGACCTGCCCGCGGATGACGTGGCCGTCCGCCTCGCGCGCAGCGCCCGGCGATTCGGCTCGGCCGACTCGGTCGAGGAGCTGGCGCGGTTGATCTGCGAGGTTGCCGGTGACCTGGTCGAGGTTGCCGACGACGTCTCGGTCTCCCTGCTGGAGCGGGGTGGACGCATCACCACCGTGGCAGCCACCGACGACGTCTGCTTCGCGGTCGACCGCTTCCAGGAGGAGTACGAGGAGGGGCCGTGCGTGTCGGCGGTCCGCGAGGCCTCGGTGACCCACCTGGAGGACACGTCGGCGGACCCGGAGTGGCCGGCGTTCAGCGCTTGGGCGGCCGAGCACGGGGTGGGCTCGATGATGGCCATCCAGCTGGCGACCTACGAGGGCGACGAGATCGACCCGACCTCCGGCGGCGAGGGCCAGGGCGCCCTGAACTTCTACGCCCGCGAGCCGCACGCCTTCGGCGAGGACGCCGAGCGGACCGCACGCCTGCTGGGGGTCCACGCCTCGGTGGCGCTCAGTGCCCGGCAGTACATGTCGCAGATGGGGGAGGCGGTCGCCAGCCGCGACCTCATCGGGCAGGCCAAGGGCATCCTCATGGTGCGCCTGGGGATCGACGACCAGGCCGCCTTCGGGGTGCTGCGCGACCGGTCCCGGAACACCAACGTCCGCCTCGTCGAGGTGGCGCGGGCCGTGGTCGAGGGGCGCACGGTCGCCTGA
- a CDS encoding basic amino acid/polyamine antiporter produces the protein MSSTLAETTDRPAPDDDGQGRKGLLGVPQLTALVVGSMVGAGIFALPMNMAQAAAPGPLLIGWGITGVGMLALALTFTLLARLAPNPDGGVYGYARDGFGRFLGFSSAWGYWISAWLGNLSYLVVIFSTLGLWFPIFGEGTTWVSIACASVLLWAYTWLLMRGVREAASLNLVVTLAKIVPIVAFVVLTAIAFDYGVFTADFWGRQTTGAPIMEQVRGMMLVTVWVFLGIEGATVYSERAKDRASIGRATVIGFVGVLALLVAVNLLSAGIMSQAELAELQDPSMAGVLREAVGPWGAVLIGVGMIVSVAGALLAWMLLCAEILSVTARDGSMPKVLATENRHGTPTWSVLLTSIVLQLALVYAAFAGSSYYDIILMAGSMILLPYLLSAGYGVVLAVRNRSLGKAGIGSIVLTLVATVYGLWLIYAGGLGYLLMTALFYAPGVLVYLWAQRERGEHAMKAWEWLVWAVMAAGFVAAVVGFATGSLTL, from the coding sequence ATGTCGAGCACCCTCGCCGAGACGACCGACCGCCCCGCCCCCGACGACGACGGGCAGGGTCGCAAGGGCCTCCTCGGCGTCCCGCAGCTCACCGCCCTGGTGGTGGGCTCCATGGTGGGAGCGGGCATCTTCGCCCTCCCCATGAACATGGCCCAGGCTGCTGCGCCGGGCCCGCTCCTCATCGGCTGGGGGATCACCGGCGTCGGCATGCTCGCCCTCGCGCTGACCTTCACGCTGCTGGCGCGCCTCGCCCCCAACCCCGACGGCGGCGTCTACGGCTACGCCCGCGACGGGTTCGGCCGCTTCCTCGGCTTCTCCTCCGCGTGGGGCTACTGGATCAGCGCCTGGCTGGGCAACCTCAGCTACCTGGTGGTCATCTTCTCCACCCTCGGCCTGTGGTTCCCGATCTTCGGCGAGGGCACCACGTGGGTCTCCATCGCCTGCGCCAGCGTGCTGCTGTGGGCTTACACGTGGCTGCTGATGCGCGGCGTCCGCGAGGCAGCGAGCCTCAACCTGGTCGTCACCCTGGCCAAGATCGTGCCGATCGTCGCCTTCGTGGTGCTCACCGCCATCGCCTTCGATTACGGCGTGTTCACCGCCGACTTCTGGGGCCGCCAGACTACTGGCGCCCCCATCATGGAGCAGGTTCGCGGCATGATGTTGGTGACCGTCTGGGTGTTCCTCGGCATTGAGGGCGCGACGGTCTACTCCGAGCGGGCCAAGGACCGCGCCTCCATCGGGCGGGCCACCGTCATCGGCTTCGTCGGCGTGTTGGCCCTGCTGGTCGCCGTCAACCTGCTGAGTGCCGGCATCATGAGCCAGGCCGAGCTGGCCGAGCTGCAGGACCCGTCCATGGCCGGGGTGCTGCGCGAGGCCGTCGGGCCGTGGGGAGCCGTCCTCATCGGGGTCGGCATGATCGTCTCGGTCGCCGGCGCACTGCTGGCCTGGATGCTGCTGTGCGCGGAGATCCTGTCGGTCACCGCCCGCGACGGCTCGATGCCGAAGGTCCTGGCCACCGAGAACCGGCACGGCACCCCCACCTGGTCGGTGCTGCTCACCAGCATCGTGCTGCAGCTGGCCCTCGTCTACGCCGCGTTCGCGGGCTCGAGCTACTACGACATCATCCTCATGGCCGGCTCCATGATCCTGTTGCCCTACCTGCTGAGCGCCGGCTACGGCGTCGTGCTGGCCGTGCGCAACCGGTCGCTGGGAAAGGCCGGCATCGGCAGCATCGTGCTGACGCTGGTCGCCACCGTCTACGGCCTGTGGCTGATCTACGCCGGCGGGCTGGGCTACCTGCTCATGACCGCCCTGTTCTACGCCCCGGGCGTCCTGGTCTATCTGTGGGCACAGCGGGAGCGCGGCGAGCACGCCATGAAGGCGTGGGAGTGGCTCGTCTGGGCCGTCATGGCCGCAGGCTTCGTGGCTGCCGTGGTCGGCTTCGCGACCGGGTCGCTGACCCTCTGA
- a CDS encoding TetR/AcrR family transcriptional regulator → MSLREAHKDRTRASLVDAAFGVLEERGIEQLTAESVAERAGVSRRTLFNYFGTVEETLLVPAHASMDTLVAEIERSEASVPPLDVLRRALPTVFDAAVFDRIASIRRAAVHSPALRRAETAIVTDSVGDALALLEARSRRVGVEPDRLFLAGLARSGLGVIETAAEAWMERTGGTADEESRRTFIELAQRALDDLRSGYGSADTPDSPDTTTEGRP, encoded by the coding sequence ATGTCACTGCGTGAGGCCCACAAGGACCGCACCCGGGCCTCCCTCGTGGACGCTGCCTTCGGGGTGCTGGAGGAACGCGGCATCGAGCAGCTCACCGCGGAGTCCGTGGCCGAGCGAGCCGGTGTCTCCCGCCGCACCCTGTTCAATTACTTCGGCACGGTTGAGGAGACGCTCCTCGTGCCGGCCCACGCCAGCATGGACACGCTTGTCGCGGAGATCGAGCGCTCCGAGGCGTCCGTCCCCCCGCTCGACGTGCTGCGCCGGGCCCTGCCGACCGTCTTCGATGCCGCGGTGTTCGACCGCATCGCCAGCATCCGGCGGGCAGCGGTCCACAGTCCGGCCCTGCGGCGGGCGGAGACGGCGATCGTCACCGACTCCGTGGGGGACGCCCTCGCGCTCCTGGAAGCGCGTTCCCGCAGGGTCGGGGTAGAGCCCGACCGGCTCTTCCTGGCGGGACTGGCCCGCAGCGGCCTGGGCGTCATCGAGACCGCCGCGGAGGCGTGGATGGAGCGCACCGGCGGGACGGCCGACGAGGAGTCCCGCCGCACCTTCATCGAGCTCGCGCAGCGCGCCCTGGACGACCTGCGCTCCGGGTACGGCAGTGCAGACACACCTGATTCCCCTGACACCACGACGGAAGGACGGCCCTGA
- a CDS encoding MMPL family transporter, whose translation MAERLYALGHWASRHVWPVIIAWLMVVASFGGAAATFSKPLSTEFTIPGTEFQEVMDQLKEGVPDAAGGVGTVVFESESGEFTADQRTAINEVVKDFATAEGVTAAESPFALQKEIDDAPKELKQAREELESGRTQLENGREELESGKKELAQGREQLEQAQKELDAGKQELQSGRTELKQQREQVEQLRAQLGPDHPRVQQAEAGLQRGQQQLEQAEAEVEAGTKRLSNEREKLEAGEQEIATNEKKLADSQKELTSGEADLERGQAQQELTDGMRFVAEGGGVAYTQIRFADEMHNVAIEDREAVMAKAEGLSDQGITTTFSEEMSQDTSSIIGPGEIIGVVVAAIVLLVMLRSLTAAGLPLVNALLGVAVGVAGALSLTPFISMQDITPVLAVMLGLAVGIDYTLFIVHRHRTQMVTGMDKHESIGLAIGTAGNAVGVAGATVFIALAALTLTGIPFLGTMGLVAAATVLIAVLVAWTLSPALLSLLGDRVLGKGGRAKRARALEQEQAGAQGRALANEQEQELRAGSRPRGGATSFFNPPATAQHAGTSSEPGGGTSVQHEAADEDHPFWARLVTRVPWLTVLAVVLGLGALAWPVTDMRLGMPDGSTAPADSQGYQTFDTIRTHFGDGVNGPLVAMAEAPEGLSEGEAADRQIAIAQELHATEGVEYVVPAGMSEDRSMLAFQITPSTAPGDEATLDLVHRLRDKAPGIESAQDVELGFTGLTVANIDISEALASTLPLYLAVVVGLSLLLLVLVFRSIVVPLVATAGFLLSVGASFGAVVAVYQWGWLGSLFGVNEPGAILSFLPTLVIGVLFGLAMDYQMFLVSGMREAWAHGASARKAVQRGFGAGASVVTAAALIMVSVFAGFIHAELTMIRPIGLALALGVLVDAFVVRMTFTPAVLHLLGEKAWWIPRWLDRILPDLDVEGAKLQKAHGVDAEGHHIPAEPATATAR comes from the coding sequence ATGGCCGAACGTCTTTATGCCCTCGGCCACTGGGCCTCGCGCCACGTGTGGCCGGTCATCATCGCCTGGTTGATGGTGGTGGCCTCATTCGGAGGCGCCGCCGCCACCTTCTCCAAGCCGCTGAGCACCGAGTTCACCATCCCCGGAACAGAGTTCCAGGAGGTCATGGACCAGCTCAAGGAGGGCGTGCCCGATGCGGCAGGCGGCGTGGGCACGGTCGTCTTCGAGAGCGAGTCCGGGGAGTTCACCGCCGACCAGCGGACCGCGATCAACGAGGTCGTCAAGGACTTTGCCACGGCTGAGGGCGTGACCGCCGCGGAGAGCCCGTTCGCGCTGCAGAAGGAGATCGACGACGCGCCGAAGGAGCTGAAGCAGGCGCGCGAGGAACTCGAGTCGGGGCGCACCCAGCTGGAGAACGGCCGCGAGGAGCTCGAGTCCGGCAAGAAGGAGCTCGCGCAGGGGCGGGAGCAGCTTGAGCAGGCGCAGAAGGAGCTCGACGCCGGCAAGCAGGAGCTGCAGTCCGGTCGAACCGAGCTGAAGCAGCAGCGCGAGCAGGTGGAGCAGTTGCGGGCCCAGCTGGGCCCCGACCACCCCCGGGTGCAGCAGGCCGAGGCCGGGTTGCAGCGTGGCCAGCAGCAGCTGGAGCAGGCCGAGGCCGAGGTCGAGGCCGGGACCAAGCGCCTGTCGAACGAGCGGGAGAAGCTCGAGGCCGGTGAGCAGGAGATCGCCACCAACGAGAAGAAGCTCGCGGACTCCCAGAAGGAGTTGACCTCCGGCGAGGCCGATCTGGAGCGCGGCCAGGCCCAGCAGGAGCTGACCGACGGCATGCGTTTCGTCGCCGAGGGCGGGGGCGTTGCCTACACGCAGATCCGCTTCGCCGACGAGATGCACAACGTCGCGATCGAGGACCGCGAGGCCGTCATGGCCAAGGCCGAGGGGCTGTCGGACCAGGGCATCACGACCACCTTCTCCGAGGAGATGTCGCAGGACACGAGCTCGATCATCGGCCCGGGCGAGATCATCGGCGTGGTGGTGGCCGCCATCGTGCTGCTGGTGATGCTTCGCTCGTTGACCGCTGCGGGGTTGCCGCTGGTGAACGCGCTGCTGGGCGTCGCGGTCGGTGTCGCCGGGGCGCTGTCCCTCACCCCCTTCATCTCCATGCAGGACATCACCCCGGTGCTTGCCGTCATGCTCGGCCTGGCGGTCGGCATCGACTACACGCTGTTCATCGTCCACCGCCACCGGACCCAGATGGTGACGGGCATGGACAAGCACGAGTCCATCGGCCTGGCGATCGGCACGGCGGGCAACGCCGTCGGCGTCGCCGGCGCCACGGTGTTCATCGCCCTGGCGGCGCTGACGCTGACCGGCATTCCCTTCCTGGGGACGATGGGTCTGGTGGCCGCGGCCACCGTGCTCATCGCGGTGCTCGTGGCCTGGACCCTCTCGCCGGCGCTGCTGTCCCTCCTGGGCGACCGCGTGCTGGGCAAGGGCGGCCGGGCGAAGCGGGCCCGTGCGCTGGAACAGGAGCAGGCGGGCGCGCAGGGGCGTGCGCTGGCGAACGAGCAGGAGCAGGAGCTCCGGGCCGGCAGCCGTCCGCGGGGCGGGGCCACGTCCTTCTTCAACCCGCCGGCCACCGCGCAGCACGCCGGGACCTCCTCCGAACCGGGGGGCGGCACCTCCGTGCAGCACGAGGCCGCCGACGAGGACCACCCGTTCTGGGCCCGGCTGGTCACCCGCGTCCCGTGGCTCACCGTGCTGGCCGTCGTCCTGGGCCTGGGTGCCCTCGCCTGGCCGGTGACGGACATGCGTCTGGGCATGCCCGACGGCTCCACCGCACCTGCGGACTCTCAGGGCTACCAGACCTTCGACACCATCCGCACCCACTTCGGTGACGGAGTCAACGGGCCGCTGGTGGCGATGGCCGAGGCGCCCGAGGGGCTCTCGGAGGGCGAGGCGGCCGACCGGCAGATCGCCATCGCGCAGGAGCTGCACGCCACCGAGGGCGTGGAGTACGTGGTGCCTGCGGGCATGAGCGAGGACCGCTCCATGCTCGCCTTCCAGATCACCCCGAGCACCGCCCCGGGTGACGAGGCGACCCTCGACCTGGTGCACCGCCTGCGGGACAAGGCTCCCGGCATCGAGTCGGCACAGGACGTCGAGCTCGGCTTCACCGGCCTGACGGTGGCCAACATCGACATTTCAGAGGCGCTGGCCAGCACGCTGCCGCTGTACCTCGCGGTGGTCGTGGGGCTCTCCCTGCTGCTGCTGGTGCTGGTCTTCCGCAGCATCGTGGTGCCGCTGGTGGCCACGGCCGGCTTCCTGCTGAGCGTCGGTGCGTCCTTCGGTGCCGTGGTCGCCGTGTACCAGTGGGGTTGGCTCGGGTCGCTGTTCGGCGTGAACGAGCCGGGCGCCATCCTCAGCTTCCTGCCCACCCTGGTGATCGGCGTGCTCTTCGGTCTGGCCATGGACTACCAGATGTTCCTGGTCAGTGGCATGCGCGAGGCCTGGGCGCACGGCGCGTCCGCCCGCAAGGCGGTGCAGCGCGGCTTCGGTGCCGGTGCCTCCGTGGTGACGGCCGCGGCGCTGATCATGGTCTCGGTCTTCGCGGGCTTCATCCACGCGGAGCTGACGATGATCCGCCCGATCGGCCTGGCACTGGCGCTCGGTGTGCTCGTAGACGCGTTCGTGGTGCGCATGACCTTCACCCCCGCGGTGCTGCACCTGCTCGGTGAGAAGGCTTGGTGGATCCCGCGCTGGCTGGACCGGATCCTGCCGGACCTGGACGTCGAGGGTGCCAAGCTCCAGAAGGCCCACGGGGTCGACGCCGAGGGCCACCACATCCCGGCCGAGCCGGCCACGGCCACGGCGCGGTGA
- a CDS encoding MFS transporter, whose translation MTTTAATDEATGFPREIWILIGAAFVVAVGFGIVAPALPQFARSFGVGPTAAAAIISTFAAFRLFFAPVGGRLSEALGERPVYLTGLVIVALSTGAAAFATNYWMLLIFRSLGGIGSTMFTVSAVALLVRMAPPTKRGRVSAAYGSAFLLGNVFGPVLGGLLAGLGLRAPFLIYGVALLIAAGVVAIGIPRDVGHAARKGTGPPRMLVREAWADPVYKACLTSGFANGWANFGVRVALVPLFVVEVLQSGPQMAGFALAAFAVGNVLVLNHSGRLSDRIGRRPLIIGGLVVCGVFTAFSGFITDVWVYLGVMAVAGVGAGMLNPAQQAAVADVVGNERSAGTVLAGFQMSQDVGAILGPIVVGMLAEQFGYGFAFAATGVIMAASVLVWIGRRETARVVVEQEVT comes from the coding sequence ATGACGACGACGGCGGCGACTGACGAGGCAACGGGCTTCCCCCGGGAGATCTGGATCCTCATCGGCGCCGCCTTCGTCGTGGCGGTGGGATTCGGCATCGTGGCCCCGGCCCTGCCGCAGTTCGCCCGCAGCTTCGGGGTGGGGCCCACGGCCGCTGCGGCGATCATCTCCACCTTCGCGGCCTTCCGGCTGTTCTTCGCCCCGGTCGGGGGGCGGCTCTCCGAGGCCCTGGGTGAGCGGCCCGTGTACCTGACCGGGCTGGTGATCGTCGCGCTGTCCACGGGAGCCGCCGCGTTCGCCACCAACTACTGGATGCTGCTGATCTTCCGCTCGCTGGGCGGCATCGGCTCCACCATGTTCACCGTCTCGGCCGTGGCGCTGCTGGTCCGGATGGCGCCGCCCACCAAGCGGGGTCGCGTGTCCGCCGCCTACGGGTCGGCCTTCCTGCTGGGCAACGTGTTCGGCCCCGTCCTCGGCGGGCTGCTGGCCGGGCTGGGCCTGCGGGCGCCCTTCCTGATCTACGGGGTCGCCCTGCTGATCGCCGCCGGGGTGGTGGCCATCGGCATCCCGCGCGATGTGGGGCACGCCGCCCGCAAGGGAACCGGACCGCCCCGGATGTTGGTGCGTGAGGCCTGGGCGGATCCCGTCTACAAGGCCTGTCTGACCAGCGGGTTCGCGAACGGGTGGGCGAACTTCGGGGTGCGGGTGGCGCTGGTGCCGCTGTTCGTCGTGGAGGTGTTGCAGTCCGGGCCGCAGATGGCCGGCTTCGCGCTGGCCGCGTTCGCCGTGGGCAACGTGTTGGTGCTGAACCACAGTGGCCGGTTGAGCGACCGCATCGGGCGGCGTCCCCTCATCATCGGCGGGCTGGTGGTGTGTGGTGTGTTCACGGCCTTCTCCGGGTTCATCACCGACGTGTGGGTGTACCTCGGTGTGATGGCGGTGGCCGGCGTGGGGGCGGGCATGCTGAACCCAGCCCAGCAGGCTGCGGTGGCCGACGTGGTGGGCAACGAGCGCTCGGCCGGGACGGTGCTCGCCGGTTTCCAGATGTCGCAGGACGTCGGGGCGATTCTCGGGCCGATCGTCGTGGGCATGCTGGCCGAGCAGTTCGGTTACGGCTTCGCCTTCGCTGCGACCGGCGTGATCATGGCCGCCTCGGTGCTGGTGTGGATCGGTCGGCGGGAGACCGCGCGGGTGGTCGTCGAGCAGGAAGTCACCTGA
- a CDS encoding MFS transporter, whose protein sequence is MLRPVLTSAPQVAALFVINGFMIGIWGGLLASLRDRIGIHEGDVSILLVTVGFSAAVTMQISGRLADRIGARRPTIVGAVVMMVAFATLAAATSWPMLLVAACLLGLGNGAMDVSMNALAVNAERVARRRIMSTLHAFFSMGSLAGASAVLGANTVSSGPGGTVVVATLGAIVVVSALLLTISPRTPDTPIIAHRDEAGGRTRLPAITWLLAAMAVLFGLTEGTGWDWSTIHVTDVTGVSPGVGAAGLAVFSAAMVALRLSGDWVVDRIGARPALVGGALLAAVGYLVAATQNSLPVVLGAWALVGIGVAVLAPMIYGMAGHLGGGRMLAVVAGAGYLTFLAGPALIGWASTRWGMGPAMFVPLTTAALVAGLAAMLPRRAREAAVADAGAGD, encoded by the coding sequence ATGCTGCGTCCCGTCCTCACCTCCGCCCCGCAGGTGGCGGCCCTGTTCGTCATCAACGGGTTCATGATCGGCATCTGGGGTGGTCTGCTCGCGAGCCTGCGGGACCGCATCGGCATCCACGAGGGGGACGTCTCCATCCTGCTGGTCACGGTCGGGTTCTCCGCAGCCGTGACCATGCAGATCTCCGGCCGGCTGGCCGACCGCATCGGAGCCCGACGTCCCACCATCGTCGGCGCCGTCGTCATGATGGTCGCCTTCGCCACCCTCGCCGCCGCCACCTCCTGGCCGATGCTGCTCGTCGCCGCCTGCCTGCTGGGACTGGGCAACGGCGCCATGGACGTCTCCATGAACGCCCTCGCGGTGAACGCCGAGCGCGTGGCTCGCCGCCGCATCATGAGCACCCTCCACGCCTTCTTCTCGATGGGGTCACTCGCCGGCGCCAGCGCCGTCCTGGGTGCCAACACCGTCAGCTCCGGCCCCGGGGGGACGGTCGTGGTGGCGACCCTCGGCGCCATCGTGGTGGTCTCCGCGCTGCTGCTGACCATCAGCCCCCGCACCCCGGACACCCCGATCATCGCCCACCGCGACGAGGCCGGCGGCCGCACGCGCCTGCCCGCGATCACGTGGCTTCTGGCCGCGATGGCGGTGCTGTTCGGCCTCACCGAGGGCACCGGGTGGGACTGGTCGACCATCCACGTCACCGACGTCACCGGCGTCTCCCCCGGTGTGGGTGCCGCCGGCCTGGCGGTCTTCTCGGCCGCGATGGTGGCGCTGCGGCTCAGCGGCGACTGGGTGGTGGACCGCATCGGCGCCCGCCCCGCCCTCGTGGGGGGTGCGCTGCTGGCCGCGGTCGGCTACCTCGTGGCGGCCACCCAGAACTCCCTGCCCGTCGTGCTGGGCGCGTGGGCGCTGGTGGGCATCGGCGTGGCCGTCCTGGCCCCGATGATCTACGGCATGGCCGGACACCTGGGCGGCGGACGCATGCTCGCGGTGGTGGCCGGAGCGGGGTACCTGACCTTCCTGGCCGGTCCCGCACTGATCGGCTGGGCGAGCACCCGCTGGGGCATGGGCCCGGCCATGTTCGTGCCGCTGACCACCGCAGCCTTGGTGGCCGGGCTGGCGGCCATGTTGCCGCGTCGGGCGCGGGAGGCCGCGGTGGCCGACGCCGGAGCCGGCGACTGA
- a CDS encoding CPBP family intramembrane glutamic endopeptidase, translating into MDRRTLRTEVLLVLGLSLGASALWSLLRLVDLLSRPGGLAAATTYMNTPADPSRPWLSVLYEVVGLGLALVPAVLALFLLGTVWPPRGPAASRAPVPTHASEASRAPATSGHLVAPADPTAQSGAAVPSGGRPGRRPISAGARIVGLDRTRPGPDLAGGLLLAAVIGLPGLGLYLAATHWGLNSTVAPASEASPWWALGLLVLAALKNGVLEEVVVVGYLVTRSRQLGVLPWTAVVLAALLRGVYHLYQGFGAGLGNVVMGLVFGAWYLRTGRVMPLVVAHVVIDLVAFIGYATVAPRVDWI; encoded by the coding sequence ATGGATCGGCGGACCCTGCGTACCGAGGTGCTCCTGGTGCTCGGGCTCTCGTTGGGTGCCTCGGCGCTGTGGTCGTTGCTGCGACTGGTGGACTTGCTCTCGCGTCCTGGTGGCCTGGCTGCGGCGACCACGTACATGAACACCCCGGCCGATCCCAGTCGCCCGTGGCTCTCGGTGCTCTACGAGGTGGTGGGCCTGGGCCTCGCCCTGGTGCCGGCAGTGCTGGCGCTCTTCCTCCTCGGCACTGTGTGGCCGCCCCGTGGCCCGGCGGCGTCCCGTGCCCCTGTGCCGACCCATGCCTCGGAGGCATCCCGTGCCCCGGCCACGTCCGGTCACCTGGTGGCGCCCGCTGACCCGACGGCACAGAGTGGTGCGGCCGTGCCCTCGGGAGGGCGTCCGGGTCGTAGGCCGATCAGCGCGGGGGCCCGGATCGTCGGTCTCGATCGCACCCGCCCGGGACCGGATCTGGCCGGCGGGCTGCTGCTGGCGGCCGTCATCGGCCTGCCGGGGCTCGGGCTCTACCTCGCGGCGACGCACTGGGGCCTGAACTCCACCGTGGCGCCGGCCAGCGAGGCGAGTCCGTGGTGGGCGCTGGGACTCCTCGTCCTCGCTGCGCTGAAGAACGGTGTGCTCGAAGAGGTCGTGGTCGTCGGCTACCTCGTCACGCGGTCGCGTCAGCTGGGTGTCCTGCCCTGGACGGCTGTCGTCCTGGCTGCCCTCCTGCGCGGCGTCTACCACCTGTACCAAGGCTTCGGTGCGGGCTTGGGAAACGTCGTGATGGGCTTGGTCTTCGGGGCTTGGTACCTGCGGACCGGTCGGGTGATGCCGCTGGTGGTGGCCCACGTGGTCATCGACCTGGTGGCCTTCATCGGGTACGCCACCGTTGCGCCGCGCGTCGACTGGATCTGA
- a CDS encoding siderophore-interacting protein yields the protein MSKANYRDFRATVSGMQRISPSFVRVTLADEGLRDFGDTCLDQRIKVVFPLEGADEGADPFATFPTGDTWYLAWRELPDAERNVFRTYTPAAVRRDAGELDIDVAVHGETGPGSVWALHVQPGDPVMVWGPDATVPGNEAVGVDWTPGAAERFLLAGDETAVPAIVNILRALPAGATGQAFLEVPESGDAREIEAPAGIEVVWLPRDEGQAPGERLTLEVPERLTVQAGSREPVHLEDSVTARGESVPPTNEVPSGESAPAGDLGQPDVTDDPEAVPWEVTRVTDAELTYAWFAAESSAVKALRRHLVRECGWDRRQVAFMGYWKQGVSQV from the coding sequence ATGTCGAAGGCGAACTACAGGGACTTCCGAGCCACCGTGAGCGGGATGCAGCGCATCTCGCCGAGCTTCGTGCGGGTCACCCTGGCCGATGAGGGCCTCCGCGACTTCGGCGACACCTGCCTGGACCAGCGCATCAAGGTGGTCTTCCCCCTGGAGGGTGCGGACGAGGGAGCCGACCCGTTCGCCACGTTCCCGACCGGCGACACCTGGTACCTCGCGTGGAGGGAACTGCCCGACGCCGAGCGCAACGTCTTCCGCACCTACACGCCCGCGGCCGTGCGTCGCGATGCGGGGGAGCTGGACATCGACGTCGCTGTTCACGGGGAGACCGGGCCCGGGTCCGTCTGGGCGTTGCACGTGCAGCCCGGTGACCCCGTGATGGTGTGGGGGCCGGACGCCACCGTCCCCGGCAACGAGGCCGTGGGGGTCGACTGGACCCCCGGGGCGGCTGAGCGCTTCCTCCTGGCTGGGGATGAGACAGCGGTGCCCGCCATCGTGAACATCCTGCGTGCCCTCCCCGCCGGCGCGACCGGGCAGGCCTTCCTGGAGGTCCCGGAGTCCGGTGACGCCCGCGAGATCGAGGCGCCGGCTGGCATCGAGGTCGTGTGGCTGCCCCGCGACGAGGGCCAGGCACCGGGGGAGCGGTTGACTCTCGAGGTGCCCGAGCGGCTCACTGTCCAGGCGGGGTCGCGCGAGCCGGTCCATCTCGAAGACAGCGTCACGGCCCGTGGCGAGTCGGTGCCGCCCACCAACGAGGTGCCGTCGGGGGAGTCTGCCCCGGCCGGAGACCTCGGACAGCCCGATGTCACCGACGACCCGGAGGCCGTGCCGTGGGAGGTCACTCGTGTCACGGATGCAGAGCTCACCTATGCCTGGTTCGCCGCTGAGTCCAGTGCCGTGAAGGCGTTGCGCAGGCACCTCGTCCGCGAGTGCGGATGGGACAGGCGGCAGGTGGCCTTCATGGGCTACTGGAAGCAGGGCGTCAGCCAGGTCTGA